One genomic region from Chromatiales bacterium 21-64-14 encodes:
- a CDS encoding general secretion pathway protein, producing MYESFYGLREKPFSLLPDPGFLFLSPKHRMALVLLEYGLMNQAGFTVISGGIGTGKTTLIRHLLNNIGRDTTVGLISNTHRSFGDLLQWIMLAFNIEDQGLDKVGRYRAFVDFMIREYAKSRRTVLIVDEAQNMAPETLEELRMLSNVNADKDQVLQVILVGQPGLRDTLRRADLEQFAQRIAVDYDLEPLEAHETREYIRHRLATAGGDPDLFEDEACAVVHEASRGVPRLVNLLCDTAMVYGYAEQAPRINAALVRDVARDKRKGGLFPSGAGGGAAPTGRQVPAADAAHETAGADAGVGHPDAPVDAAGPGIHEKKNYS from the coding sequence ATGTACGAATCCTTCTACGGTCTGCGGGAGAAGCCCTTTTCCCTCCTGCCCGACCCGGGGTTTTTGTTTCTCAGCCCCAAGCATCGCATGGCCCTGGTGCTGCTGGAATATGGCCTGATGAACCAGGCCGGCTTCACCGTGATCAGCGGCGGGATCGGTACCGGCAAGACCACCCTGATCCGGCATCTTTTGAACAATATCGGCCGCGATACGACCGTCGGGCTGATCTCCAATACCCATCGTTCCTTCGGGGACCTCCTGCAGTGGATCATGCTGGCGTTCAACATCGAAGACCAGGGCCTGGACAAGGTTGGTCGTTACCGGGCATTTGTGGATTTCATGATCCGGGAATACGCCAAGAGCCGGCGCACGGTGCTGATCGTCGACGAGGCGCAGAACATGGCGCCGGAGACCTTGGAAGAGCTGCGCATGCTTTCCAACGTCAACGCCGATAAGGATCAGGTCCTGCAAGTGATCCTGGTGGGCCAGCCCGGCCTGCGGGATACCCTGCGCCGGGCCGATCTGGAACAATTCGCCCAACGCATCGCGGTGGACTACGATCTGGAACCCTTGGAAGCCCACGAAACCCGGGAGTACATCCGGCATCGTTTGGCAACCGCGGGGGGTGACCCGGACCTGTTCGAGGACGAAGCGTGCGCAGTGGTTCACGAGGCCAGCCGCGGTGTGCCACGGCTCGTCAATCTGCTCTGCGACACCGCTATGGTTTATGGTTATGCGGAACAGGCGCCCCGGATCAACGCGGCACTGGTGCGCGACGTGGCCCGGGACAAGCGTAAGGGCGGCCTGTTCCCGAGTGGAGCGGGCGGTGGCGCCGCGCCCACCGGCCGGCAAGTGCCGGCGGCGGACGCGGCGCACGAGACCGCTGGCGCGGATGCGGGGGTTGGGCATCCGGACGCCCCCGTGGACGCCGCCGGTCCGGGAATT